A window of the Butyricimonas faecalis genome harbors these coding sequences:
- a CDS encoding tyrosine-type recombinase/integrase, which yields MTRIKGQLTTADYLPIAEYNRLVRGLEKDGEYLWETYCWLSFCTACRASDVRTLRWKDILGKSTMTRIEQKTKKNRLIKFNRDVQEKNRFLYEMLGQPAPEQYIFLSPRTGKPYSLEYINRLLKVFKVRYRLPIRAFSTHTFRKTFGRYVYELMGRSAEGLILLNQIFRHSNLETTRRYIGLAQEDIDKVFDSIRL from the coding sequence GTGACAAGAATCAAGGGACAACTGACGACAGCCGACTACCTGCCCATAGCGGAATATAACAGGCTGGTCCGCGGGCTTGAGAAGGACGGCGAGTACCTGTGGGAGACCTACTGCTGGCTGTCGTTCTGCACGGCATGCAGGGCCTCCGACGTGAGGACCCTGCGCTGGAAAGACATCTTAGGAAAAAGCACCATGACCCGCATCGAGCAGAAAACAAAGAAAAACCGCCTGATCAAGTTCAACAGGGACGTGCAGGAGAAGAACCGTTTCCTGTACGAGATGCTCGGACAACCCGCCCCCGAACAGTACATCTTTCTCAGCCCGCGTACCGGGAAACCTTACTCGCTGGAATACATCAACAGGCTGCTCAAGGTATTCAAGGTAAGGTACAGGCTGCCGATCAGGGCATTCTCCACACATACCTTCCGCAAGACTTTCGGGCGCTATGTCTACGAGCTGATGGGACGCTCGGCCGAGGGCCTGATCCTGCTCAACCAGATATTCCGCCATTCCAACCTGGAAACCACCCGGCGCTACATCGGGCTGGCGCAGGAGGACATCGACAAAGTGTTCGATTCCATACGTCTATGA
- a CDS encoding DUF932 domain-containing protein, with product MATALATTAAPVQFDFQNNNVEVMTLDTLRRTHKENDIYGNPLKGIYHYEVIERMADICQKHNLNYEVEEIFAAQNKNKAQPGVVVLPQVEQKYGAMAVEAHILRRVYTTIRIKEWETDELTTTLVIAFHQDGIQAAIGPCVRVCHNQCILSPERSVSNYGKDKVTTEELFGRVDEWLSNFEVQMNEDRERIRRLKAKVITPVEMYAYIGLLTALRVSHDSSDKRLSSKVETYPLNQSQISIFTEDLLKLTEEKKTLTAWDIYNVATEIYKPGRTDIPAMIPQNGALAELMLSEGLPES from the coding sequence ATGGCAACAGCATTAGCAACAACGGCCGCCCCCGTGCAGTTCGATTTCCAGAACAACAACGTCGAGGTGATGACGCTCGACACGCTCCGGCGCACACACAAGGAAAATGACATCTATGGCAACCCGCTCAAGGGAATCTACCATTACGAGGTGATAGAGCGCATGGCGGACATCTGCCAGAAACACAACCTGAATTACGAGGTGGAGGAAATCTTCGCCGCCCAGAACAAGAACAAGGCACAGCCCGGCGTGGTCGTCCTGCCCCAGGTGGAACAAAAGTACGGGGCGATGGCCGTCGAGGCGCATATCCTGCGCCGCGTTTATACGACCATCCGCATTAAGGAATGGGAAACGGACGAGCTGACCACGACGCTTGTCATCGCCTTCCATCAGGACGGCATCCAGGCGGCCATCGGCCCGTGCGTCAGGGTGTGCCACAACCAGTGCATCCTCTCCCCCGAACGCAGTGTGTCGAACTACGGGAAAGACAAAGTCACCACCGAAGAGCTTTTCGGTCGTGTAGACGAGTGGCTCTCGAACTTCGAGGTACAGATGAACGAGGACAGGGAACGCATCCGCCGCCTGAAAGCGAAAGTAATTACCCCGGTGGAGATGTACGCCTACATCGGATTGCTGACAGCATTGCGCGTATCGCATGACAGTTCCGACAAGCGTCTTTCGTCCAAGGTGGAGACCTATCCCCTGAACCAGTCCCAGATTTCCATCTTCACCGAGGACCTGCTCAAACTCACCGAAGAGAAGAAGACGCTCACGGCGTGGGATATCTATAACGTGGCAACCGAAATCTACAAGCCCGGACGTACGGACATTCCGGCCATGATTCCCCAGAACGGGGCGCTGGCCGAGCTGATGCTCTCGGAAGGGTTGCCGGAATCTTAA
- a CDS encoding RNA-directed DNA polymerase, translating to MNEDKILQMFFDIGRWTKAIEKGVLKDIRKDQLIRLTDEHTRMAMAYAMRRGKYEISPPHTAQIPKDNGEFRTVYVNEPMDRVVLGIANDLLFELMPEMLHSSCKSYQTGIGCGKVVTEVSHRMTETGNSGCLGWKSDLSKYFDSVPIRFIDEAFDKVEAKHGQSALIDVLRKYYHSDLYFDEDNRLQSKYQSLKQGCAVASWLADVLLYDLDRELSQMNGYYVRYSDDMLFIGKDYEKAMDTLQKRLEDKSMKLNPKKVEYLAADVWFKFLGFSIKGGMVSLSSSRIKTFQHEIERRTIRCRDTTLAKAVDAVNRYLYKGEFSWAIQVLPVCNVKSDLNELNKFVMDCFRAVQTGRCKIGGLGYVRTKPDGCIVRGRGRNVKANRDKTDRDIPGYLTVGCMRNALLTSRAVYNTLVASL from the coding sequence GAAAGACATTAGGAAAGACCAACTTATTCGGCTGACCGACGAGCATACCCGTATGGCGATGGCCTATGCCATGCGCCGGGGAAAGTACGAGATTTCCCCTCCCCACACGGCGCAGATACCCAAGGACAACGGTGAGTTCCGCACAGTGTACGTAAACGAGCCGATGGACCGCGTAGTACTGGGTATCGCCAACGACCTGCTCTTCGAGTTGATGCCGGAGATGCTGCACTCTTCGTGCAAGTCCTACCAGACCGGTATAGGGTGCGGCAAGGTAGTTACGGAAGTCAGCCACCGGATGACAGAAACCGGCAATAGCGGCTGTCTGGGCTGGAAGTCCGACCTTTCCAAATACTTCGACAGTGTTCCGATACGGTTCATCGACGAGGCGTTCGACAAGGTGGAGGCCAAACACGGCCAGTCTGCCCTGATAGACGTACTTAGGAAATATTACCACTCGGACCTCTATTTCGATGAAGATAACCGGTTGCAAAGCAAGTATCAATCCTTGAAACAGGGTTGTGCTGTGGCTAGCTGGCTGGCGGATGTACTGCTCTACGACCTAGACAGGGAACTGTCACAAATGAACGGCTACTACGTCCGGTATTCCGACGATATGCTTTTTATCGGCAAGGATTATGAAAAAGCGATGGACACACTCCAAAAACGCCTGGAAGATAAATCCATGAAGCTAAATCCCAAGAAAGTGGAATACCTGGCAGCCGATGTCTGGTTCAAGTTCTTAGGATTCAGTATCAAGGGCGGCATGGTCTCGCTCTCGTCATCACGCATCAAGACCTTCCAGCACGAGATCGAGCGGCGGACAATCCGCTGCCGGGACACGACACTGGCAAAAGCCGTGGACGCCGTGAACCGTTACCTGTACAAGGGCGAGTTCAGCTGGGCGATACAGGTATTGCCGGTCTGTAATGTGAAGAGTGACCTCAACGAGCTGAACAAGTTCGTGATGGACTGCTTTAGAGCCGTTCAGACGGGCAGGTGCAAGATCGGCGGTCTGGGATATGTCCGAACCAAACCGGATGGCTGCATCGTCCGGGGACGGGGACGCAACGTGAAGGCCAACCGCGATAAAACAGACCGGGACATACCGGGTTACCTGACTGTCGGCTGCATGCGTAACGCCCTTCTGACCAGCCGGGCGGTGTACAACACGCTGGTGGCATCGCTATAA